From the genome of Chelonia mydas isolate rCheMyd1 chromosome 2, rCheMyd1.pri.v2, whole genome shotgun sequence, one region includes:
- the MOS gene encoding proto-oncogene serine/threonine-protein kinase mos, whose translation MPSPIPLNRLLPLEFSPSVDLRPCSSPLAVLGKGGKLFLGGTPSPRARRLPPRLAWCSIDWDQLCLLQPLGSGGFGSVYKATYHGETVAVKQVKKCSKNRLASRQSFWAELNVARLQHDNVVRVVAASTCAPASQDSLGSIIMEYAGRTTLHHVIYGTSCLQGKGEDDGGGCGREPLSIAESLGYCSDIVTGLAFLHSQSIVHLDLKPANVLITEQDVCKIGDFGCSQKLEDSVSPGPQLYQQGGTYTHRAPELLKGEKVTPKADIYSFAITLWQMVSREQPYLGERQYVLYAVVAYNLRPSLAAAVFSESALGRRLETVICSCWRSDAEERPSADLLLQSLHSLQDRL comes from the coding sequence ATGCCATCCCCTATCCCTCTTAATCGTCTCCTGCCCCTGGAGTTTTCCCCCTCTGTGGACCTGCGGCCCTGCAGTAGTCCCTTGGCAGTCCTTGGAAAAGGTGGAAAACTCTTCTTAGGGGGAACTCCTTCACCGAGGGCTCGTCGGCTGCCTCCACGCCTGGCCTGGTGCTCCATAGACTGGGATCAATTGTGCCTACTACAGCCCTTGGGCTCTGGGGGCTTTGGGTCCGTCTACAAGGCCACCTACCATGGGGAGACAGTGGCTGTGAAACAGGTGAAGAAGTGCAGCAAGAACCGGCTGGCATCACGGCAAAGTTTCTGGGCTGAGCTGAATGTGGCCCGCCTACAGCATGATAATGTGGTACGTGTTGTAGCTGCCAGCACATGTGCCCCTGCCAGCCAAGACAGCCTGGGCAGCATAATAATGGAATATGCGGGCCGCACTACCCTGCACCATGTCATCTATGGCACTAGCTGCCtgcagggaaagggagaggatgATGGGGGTGGATGTGGCAGAGAACCCCTAAGCATAGCTGAGTCCCTGGGTTATTGCTCTGACATTGTGACTGGCTTAGCCTTCCTCCACTCACAGAGTATTGTGCACCTGGACCTGAAGCCTGCTAATGTGTTAATCACCGAGCAGGATGTGTGTAAGATTGGAGACTTTGGGTGCTCCCAAAAGCTGGAAGATAGTGTGTCCCCAGGTCCCCAGCTTTACCAGCAGGGGGGCACATATACCCACCGTGCCCCTGAGCTCCTCAAAGGGGAGAAGGTCACCCCCAAAGCAGACATCTACTCTTTTGCTATCACCTTATGGCAAATGGTGTCCCGCGAGCAGCCTTATTTGGGTGAGCGCCAATATGTGCTCTATGCCGTGGTGGCTTATAACTTACGTccatctctggctgctgcagtctTCTCCGAGTCTGCCTTGGGCCGAAGACTTGAGACTgtcatttgcagctgctggagatcTGATGCAGAGGAGCGTCCCAGCGCAGACCTGCTTCTTCAAAGCCTCCACTCCCTGCAGGATAGACTGTAG
- the RPS20 gene encoding 40S ribosomal protein S20, giving the protein MAFKDSGKAPVEQEVAIHRIRITLTSRNVKSLEKVCADLIRGAKEKNLKVKGPVRMPTKTLRITTRKTPCGEGSKTWDRFQMRIHKRLIDLHSPSEIVKQITSISIEPGVEVEVTIADA; this is encoded by the exons ATG GCATTTAAAGATAGTGGCAAAGCACCTGTGGAACAGGAAGTAGCAATTCACCGAATTAGAATTACCTTGACGAGTCGCAATGTAAAGTCCCTTGAGAAGG TCTGTGCTGACTTGATCAGAGGTGCCAAAGAAAAGAATCTAAAAGTGAAGGGACCTGTTCGCATGCCTACTAAG ACTCTGCGAATCACTACTAGGAAAACACCTTGTGGTGAAGGTTCTAAGACCTGGGATCGTTTCCAGATGCGTATCCACAAGCGTCTCATTGACTTACACAGTCCCTCTGAGATTGTTAAGCAGATCACTTCTATCAGTATTGAACCAGGTGTAGAAGTTGAAGTTACTATTGCTGATGCCTAA